A window from Drosophila nasuta strain 15112-1781.00 chromosome 3, ASM2355853v1, whole genome shotgun sequence encodes these proteins:
- the LOC132791372 gene encoding uncharacterized protein LOC132791372 isoform X1: protein MKNMSNTRENRIECNMTNADCSFCQRLQSARNKRSNNFAISFTFPQLLLLLLLSVSSTLAAPQTSCIMCNKEDLQPREPTISASYEEFTFDHQVKRQDAIQALRAYNETHETQNSCNTKMCTAQVVRYCLSPQFLNDHCWCEMQHSEEGVPYVPHVCYVGEKVYAPSLGSCFTFQEIKECCCAPVLVKEWRHISGALSATPKIVLTSLLAALALLNWRCRRRSVC from the exons atgaaaaatatgagTAACACGAGAGAAAATCGCATCGAGTGCAACATGACGAATGCTGACTGTAGTTTCTGCCAAAGATTACAAAGTGCGCGCAATAAACGAAGTAATAACTTTGCTATAAGTTTCACATTCCCGCaactcttgttgctgctgttgcttagCGTAAGTTCAACTTTAGCGGCGCCACAAACCTCCTGCATAATGTGCAACAAGGAAGATCTGCAGCCAAGGGAGCCAACGATCAGCGCCAGCTACGAAGAGTTCACTTTCGATCATCAGGTGAAGCGTCAGGATGCGATTCAAGCGTTGCGCGCATACAATGAAA CTCATGAAACACAGAACTCTTGCAACACGAAAATGTGCACGGCGCAAGTCGTGAGATATTGCTTGAGTCCGCAGTTCCTCAACGATCATTGCTGGTGCGAGATGCAGCATTCAGAAG AGGGTGTACCCTATGTGCCACATGTCTGCTATGTGGGAGAAAAGGTCTATGCACCATCGCTGGGTTCCTGTTTTACGTTTCAAGAGATCAAGGAATGCTGCTGTGCTCCCGTCTTGGTCAAAGAAT GGCGACACATTTCCGGCGCTTTGTCGGCTACACCAAAGATCGTGCTAACTTCTTTGTTAGCTGCACTCGCATTGTTAAATTGGCGCTGCAGAAGACGAAGCGTTTGTTAA
- the LOC132791367 gene encoding LOW QUALITY PROTEIN: 4-hydroxyphenylpyruvate dioxygenase (The sequence of the model RefSeq protein was modified relative to this genomic sequence to represent the inferred CDS: deleted 1 base in 1 codon), translated as MTSYTDKGTKPEAGTFLSFDHLTFYVGNAKQAASYYTTRLGFEPLGYQGLETGERRHAKHAVRQNKIVFVFVSAYTTDDKDHGLHLMQHGDGVKDVAFEVEDLNAIFNLAVSRGAEVVRNIWEEKDEHGVVRFATIKTYGDTTHTFVERNGYKGDFLPGYQQSAQDVLLKSLPPAKLNFIDHVVGNQPDLEMESVAAWYERILQFHRFWSVDDSQIHTEYSALRSIVMANYEETVKMPINEPANGKKKSQIQEYVDYYGGAGVQHIALNTDDIIGAVTNLRARGTEFLTIPPSYYDILQEQLSHSRTNIKEDMEILKKLNILVDFDENGYLLQIFTKNTQDRPTLFLEVIQRFNHNGFGAGNFKSLFTAIEIEQEKRGNL; from the exons Atg ACAAGCTATACTGACAAAGGAACCAAA CCAGAAGCCGGCACATTCTTAAGCTTTGATCATCTAACGTTTTACGTTGGTAACGCCAAGCAGGCGGCCAGTTATTATACCACCCGTTTGGGCTTTGAACCACTTGGCTACCAGGGATTGGAGACCGGAGAGCGACGCCATGCAAAGCATGCGGTGCGACAGAATAAGATTGTCTTTGTGTTCGTCTCGGCGTACACGACCGATGACAAGGACCATGGCTTGCACTTGATGCAGCACGGGGATGGTGTCAAGGATGTGGCCTTCGAAGTGGAGGACTTGAATGCAATCTTTAATTTGGCAGTATCGCGTGGAGCTGAAGTCGTGCGCAACATCTGGGAGGAAAAGGATGAGCATGGCGTTGTGAGATTCGCCACCATTAAGACG TACGGTGATACAACGCACACTTTTGTGGAGCGTAATGGTTACAAGGGTGATTTCTTACCTGGTTATCAGCAAAGTGCCCAGGATGTGCTTTTGAAGAGTTTGCCACCAGCTAAGCTGAACTTCATTGATCATGTGGTGGGCAATCAACCCGATTTGGAAATGGAGAGCGTTGCCGCTTGGTACGAACGCATTTTGCAATTCCATCGCTTCTGGTCTGTGGATGATTCGCAGATCCATACGGAGTACTCGGCGCTGCGCTCCATTGTGATGGCCAACTACGAGGAGACAGTGAAGATGCCCATCAATGAGCCGGCCAATGGCAAGAAGAAATCGCAGATCCAAGAGTATGTCGACTATTATGGCGGTGCTGGTGTTCAGCATATTGCTTTGAACACTGACGATATTATT GGAGCTGTTACCAACTTGAGAGCTCGTGGCACTGAGTTCTTGACAATTCCACCATCGTACTACGATATTCTGCAGGAACAGTTGTCGCACAGTCGTACTAATATCAAGGAAGACATGGAGATATTAAAGAAACTTAACATTCTGGTTGATTTCGATGAGAATGGTTACCTGTTGCAGATCTTCACTAAGAACACGCAGGACAGGCCAACACTCTTCCTGGAGGTTATTCAGCGTTTCAATCATAAT GGTTTTGGCGCTGGCAACTTCAAGTCTTTGTTCACAGCCATCGAGATCGAGCAGGAAAAACGCGGCAATTtgtaa
- the LOC132791361 gene encoding uncharacterized protein LOC132791361, whose translation MICAKCEGKSVQSAKCVLNALESLKVHFQMLQGFCEDNANTITLLKQRNEKLHNAIELLQQQKERSIKCSPKRRRPSPKKPRLEKMPQTESPKMPESQSSLNMNIALQPDDEEEETITETEPAISPYKPWATRRKLNKTNCENEQPVGTTKIIDNKNEWLTKLPKDKLPAPKTKMSLTLRSDSPKLKQTRLQFDANNSTRNATIDKDVIESSPNLYSTLRHAKQSRSLLQRADTSNAFDTSAIASTSTKSENKPVFDMDDDDSFFDQCPDPSVPKSVDALPPLSGVSDSSSVVMLPPPTQEIVFIDDSIDEANPPLNTMDFMAEVLKADDKASMTKLQEFEAKLIRDQQKAATTFKMVEQQKAATTIKKIEHQKASTSLKAGDQKKAATSTSGNRDPQLADNKLNAKVPVNVKLEQFTEQPSGMGNESTKLPEDFDIEDDEEEEEEEIFPRPIVVKEEKEESLKERYNIDCDQCEKFINFMGANMTDLQIREYLCNCRHFDHRELDHNTPDGFWNPHMVSFAEDDPRNKVYVDRRFVNQAKK comes from the exons ATGATTTGTGCTAAGTGTGAAGGCAAGTCCGTGCAATCAGCTAAATGTGTTTTGAATGCATTGGAGAGTTTGAAAGTGCACTTTCAAA TGCTACAAGGCTTTTGCGAGGACAATGCAAATACGATTACACTATTAAAACAGCGAAATGAGAAACTGCACAATGCCATTGaattgttgcagcaacaaaaggaACGCAGCATCAAGTGCAGCCCCAAGCGTCGGAGGCCATCACCCAAAAAGCCACGCCTGGAAAAAATGCCACAGACTGAATCACCAAAAATGCCTGAAAGTCAGAGTTCCTTGAACATGAACATAGCTCTGCAGCCGGATGACGAGGAGGAGGAAACCATTACGGAAACGGAGCCAGCCATCAGTCCTTACAAGCCATGGGCAACACGACGTAAGCTAAACAAGACAAACTGTGAGAATGAACAACCGGTTGGGACTACAAAGATCATAGACAATAAGAATGAGTGGTTGACTAAATTACCAAAGGACAAATTGCCGGCACCCAAGACAAAAATGTCATTAACACTGCGCAGCGATTCCCCCAAATTAAAGCAAACGCGTTTGCAGTTTGACGCCAACAACTCAACAAGAAATGCTACCATAGATAAAGATGTTATCGAGTCCAGTCCCAATTTGTATTCTACACTTCGACATGCCAAGCAATCGCGTTCGCTCTTGCAGAG AGCCGACACCAGCAACGCCTTCGACACCAGCGCCATCGCAAGCACATCGACGAAGAGCGAGAATAAGCCTGTTTTCGATATGGACGACGATGATTCGTTCTTTGATCAATGTCCAGATCCATCAGTGCCTAAGTCTGTTGATGCCTTGCCTCCCTTAAGCGGCGTTTCAGATTCATCCAGCGTTGTAATGCTGCCACCGCCCACACAGGAGATTGTGTTCATTGACGACAGCATTGATGAAGCTAATCCGCCTTTAAACACCATGGATTTTATGGCGGAGGTGCTTAAAGCAGACGATAAAGCTTCGATGACCAAGTTACAAGAGTTTGAAGCTAAACTTATACGGGATcaacaaaaagcagcaacCACCTTCAAAATGGTAGAACAACAGAAAGCAGCGACCACCATAAAAAAGATTGAGCATCAAAAAGCGTCGACTAGCCTAAAAGCAGGCGATCAAAAAAAGGCTGCGACTAGTACAAGTGGCAACAGGGATCCACAATTAGCagacaataaattaaatgcaaaagtgcCAGTGAATGTCAAGCTAGAGCAATTTACAGAACAACCAAGCGGAATGGGCAATGAATCCACCAAGCTGCCAGAAGATTTTGATATTGAGGATGATgaggaagaagaggaggaagaAATATTTCCACGTCCCATTGTAGTTAAGGAGGAAAAAGAGGAGAGCTTGAAGGAAAGATACAACATCGATTGCGATCAGTGTGAAAAG TTCATAAATTTCATGGGAGCCAATATGACTGACCTTCAGATACGTGAATATCTGTGCAATTGCCGGCACTTCGATCACCGCGAATTAGATCACAATACGCCCGATGGCTTTTGGAATCCACATATGGTATCGTTTGCCGAAGATGATCCTCGTAACAAGGTGTACGTTGATCGACGCTTTGTGAATCAAGCAAAGAAATAA
- the LOC132791360 gene encoding presenilin homolog isoform X2, with translation MDAHVSASTSSPATVAVAGEDENLSGEAERLERPPRRQKQQRNNYGSNADSPDGAVLTVPSVVIRDSTARPSRLSGGGVGGGGDGAPGPSQQEIEEEQGLKYGAQHVIKLFVPVSLCMLVVVATINSISFYNSTDVYLLYTPFHELSPEPSVKLWNALANSLILMSVVVLMTILLIVLYKKRCYRVIHGWLILSSFMLLFIFTYLYLEELLRAYNIPMDYPTAVLIMWNFGVAGMMAIHWQAPLRLQQGYLIFVAALMALVFIKYLPEWTAWAVLAAISIWDLIAVLSPRGPLRILVETAQERNEQIFPALIYSSTVLYTYMGTHYTPEQPLPTTTSSPSSSNSTTTTRATQNSLASPDPGAGASSSSRSGNSRHGQRQQENNQAAAEAEAAGFTQEWSANLSDRVARRQIEVQTTQSSNGRHANEYRTVTAPNQPQMEAQEERGIKLGLGDFIFYSVLVGKASSYGDWTTTIACFVAILIGLCLTLLLLAIWRKALPALPISITFGLIFCFATSAVVKPFMEKLSAKQVFI, from the exons ATGGACGCCCACGTCAGTGCCTCGACATCGTCACCGGCGACGGTGGCAGTAGCAGGCGAAGATGAGAACCTGAGCGGCGAGGCCGAGCGTTTGGAACGTCCTCCAAGGCGGCAGAAGCAACAACGGAATAACTATGGCTCCAATGCAGATTCACCAGATGGC GCTGTTCTTACAGTGCCAAGCGTCGTCATACGTGACTCAACCGCACGACCTTCAAGACTGTCTGGGGGAGGAGTTGGTGGTGGTGGAGATGGAGCACCTGGGCCATCACAACAGGAAATTGAAGAGGAGCAGGGCTTGAAATATGGTGCCCAACAcgttattaaattatttgtgcCCGTTTCGCTTTGCATGCTGGTCGTTGTGGCTACCATTAACTCAATAAGCTTCTACAACAGCACGGATGTCTATCT CCTCTATACGCCTTTCCATGAGCTGTCGCCGGAGCCGAGCGTTAAGTTATGGAATGCGTTGGCCAACTCATTGATCCTCATGAGCGTCGTTGTGCTGATGACCATACTGCTTATTGTACTGTACAAGAAACGCTGCTATCGTGTCATCCATGGCTGGCTTATACTCTCGTCCTTTATGTTATTGTTCATCTTTACGTACTTATATCTGGAGGAGCTGCTGCGTGCCTATAACATTCCAATGGACTATCCCACGGCAGTGCTGATCATGTGGAACTTTGGTGTCGCCGGCATGATGGCCATTCACTGGCAAGCACCGCTGCGTTTGCAGCAAGGCTATCTGATTTTTGTAGCCGCCCTGATGGCCTTGGTGTTCATCAAGTATCTGCCGGAATGGACGGCTTGGGCTGTGTTAGCAGCCATCTCAATTTGGG ATCTTATTGCTGTGCTGTCGCCGCGTGGTCCGCTGCGTATTTTGGTGGAAACCGCCCAGGAGCGTAATGAGCAAATCTTTCCCGCTTTGATTTATTCGT CCACGGTTCTTTACACCTACATGGGCACACATTATACGCCAGAGCAGCCACTGCCAACAACGACATCTTCGCCATCCTCTAGCAACTCAACGACAACAACGCGCGCCACACAAAACTCGCTTGCCTCTCCGGATCCAGGAGCAGGTGCAAGCAGCAGCTCACGTTCAGGTAATTCGCGGCACGGCCAGCGACAGCAGGAGAATAATCAGGCGGCAGCTGAAG CTGAGGCGGCTGGCTTCACACAGGAATGGTCGGCAAATCTCAGTGATCGTGTTGCACGTCGTCAAATCGAGGTGCAGACTACACAGAGCAGCAATGGACGTCACGCGAATGAGTATCGCACGGTCACAGCGCCTAATCAGCCGCAGATGGAGGCGCAGGAAGAAC GTGGCATTAAGCTGGGACTGGgcgattttattttctattctgTACTTGTGGGGAAGGCCTCCAGCTATGGCGACTGGACGACAACAATTGCCTGCTTTGTGGCCATCCTTATTGGCCTTTGCCTGACGCTGCTGCTCTTGGCCATTTGGCGCAAGGCTTTGCCCGCTCTGCCAATCTCAATTACCTTTGGCCTGATATTCTGTTTTGCCACCAGCGCTGTGGTGAAACCATTTATGGAGAAACTGTCTGCCAAACAGGTGTTTATATAA
- the LOC132791370 gene encoding large ribosomal subunit protein uL15m, translating into MAHLRESSDKALKLLRTLPRVQIGNLRPNPNSKQNDKRGRAQHGGDKHGAGNKGSGQRQNFMRLGYETGNQAFYMRFPYEPYYKGHHMKREYPPISLLQLQVLIDTNRIDVSQPVDIATLCNSGLLSLKPAELQYGFQLTDEGLDNFKAKINIEVQHASEAVIAAVERNGGVIRTAYYDPRSLQILANPKKWFEKGVPIPQRMLPPQDAVEYYTDAKNRGYLANPEEISKERLVLAQKYGYELPRIEDDADYEMLTAAKDARQLFLGLEPGWLVNLVDKTIVKLKKT; encoded by the exons ATGGCACATTTGCGTGAGAGCTCAGACAAGGCCTTGAAGCTACTGCGCACCTTGCCGCGAGTACAAATTGGCAATCTGCGTCCCAATCCCAATTCTAAACAGAAC gACAAACGCGGACGTGCGCAACACGGAGGCGATAAACATGGTGCGGGCAATAAGGGCTCCGGGCAACGACAGAATTTCATGCGTCTGGGTTACGAAACGGGCAATCAGGCTTTCTACATGCGCTTCCCCTACGAACCCTACTACAAGGGACACCATATGAAGCGGGAGTATCCTCCGATCtcgctgctgcaactgcaggTGCTCATCGACACCAATCGCATTGATGTCAGTCAGCCGGTTGACATCGCCACGCTGTGCAACTCGGGTCTGTTGTCACTGAAGCCAGCTGAGCTGCAGTATGGCTTCCAGCTGACGGATGAGGGACTGGACAATTTCAAGGCTAAGATTAACATTGAAGTGCAGCATGCAAGCGAGGCAGTTATTGCAGCTGTAGAGCGCAATGGTGGAGTCATTCGCACTGCTTACTACGATCCACGCAGCCTGCAGATTTTGGCCAATCCCAAGAAATGGTTCGAGAAGGGAGTGCCAATTCCCCAGCGCATGCTGCCGCCACAGGATGCCGTGGAGTACTATACGGATGCCAAGAACCGCGGCTATCTGGCCAATCCCGAGGAGATTAGCAAGGAGCGTTTGGTGTTGGCACAAAAATACGGTTACGAATTGCCGCGCATTGAGGACGATGCCGACTACGAGATGCTCACGGCTGCCAAGGATGCGAGACAATTGTTCTTAGGCTTAGAGCCCGGCTGGCTTGTTAACTTGGTGGACAAGACAATAGTTAAGCtaaagaaaacataa
- the LOC132791360 gene encoding presenilin homolog isoform X1 codes for MDAHVSASTSSPATVAVAGEDENLSGEAERLERPPRRQKQQRNNYGSNADSPDGAVLTVPSVVIRDSTARPSRLSGGGVGGGGDGAPGPSQQEIEEEQGLKYGAQHVIKLFVPVSLCMLVVVATINSISFYNSTDVYLLYTPFHELSPEPSVKLWNALANSLILMSVVVLMTILLIVLYKKRCYRVIHGWLILSSFMLLFIFTYLYLEELLRAYNIPMDYPTAVLIMWNFGVAGMMAIHWQAPLRLQQGYLIFVAALMALVFIKYLPEWTAWAVLAAISIWDLIAVLSPRGPLRILVETAQERNEQIFPALIYSSTVLYTYMGTHYTPEQPLPTTTSSPSSSNSTTTTRATQNSLASPDPGAGASSSSRSGNSRHGQRQQENNQAAAEGMPLVSFKNNLHGNAEAAGFTQEWSANLSDRVARRQIEVQTTQSSNGRHANEYRTVTAPNQPQMEAQEERGIKLGLGDFIFYSVLVGKASSYGDWTTTIACFVAILIGLCLTLLLLAIWRKALPALPISITFGLIFCFATSAVVKPFMEKLSAKQVFI; via the exons ATGGACGCCCACGTCAGTGCCTCGACATCGTCACCGGCGACGGTGGCAGTAGCAGGCGAAGATGAGAACCTGAGCGGCGAGGCCGAGCGTTTGGAACGTCCTCCAAGGCGGCAGAAGCAACAACGGAATAACTATGGCTCCAATGCAGATTCACCAGATGGC GCTGTTCTTACAGTGCCAAGCGTCGTCATACGTGACTCAACCGCACGACCTTCAAGACTGTCTGGGGGAGGAGTTGGTGGTGGTGGAGATGGAGCACCTGGGCCATCACAACAGGAAATTGAAGAGGAGCAGGGCTTGAAATATGGTGCCCAACAcgttattaaattatttgtgcCCGTTTCGCTTTGCATGCTGGTCGTTGTGGCTACCATTAACTCAATAAGCTTCTACAACAGCACGGATGTCTATCT CCTCTATACGCCTTTCCATGAGCTGTCGCCGGAGCCGAGCGTTAAGTTATGGAATGCGTTGGCCAACTCATTGATCCTCATGAGCGTCGTTGTGCTGATGACCATACTGCTTATTGTACTGTACAAGAAACGCTGCTATCGTGTCATCCATGGCTGGCTTATACTCTCGTCCTTTATGTTATTGTTCATCTTTACGTACTTATATCTGGAGGAGCTGCTGCGTGCCTATAACATTCCAATGGACTATCCCACGGCAGTGCTGATCATGTGGAACTTTGGTGTCGCCGGCATGATGGCCATTCACTGGCAAGCACCGCTGCGTTTGCAGCAAGGCTATCTGATTTTTGTAGCCGCCCTGATGGCCTTGGTGTTCATCAAGTATCTGCCGGAATGGACGGCTTGGGCTGTGTTAGCAGCCATCTCAATTTGGG ATCTTATTGCTGTGCTGTCGCCGCGTGGTCCGCTGCGTATTTTGGTGGAAACCGCCCAGGAGCGTAATGAGCAAATCTTTCCCGCTTTGATTTATTCGT CCACGGTTCTTTACACCTACATGGGCACACATTATACGCCAGAGCAGCCACTGCCAACAACGACATCTTCGCCATCCTCTAGCAACTCAACGACAACAACGCGCGCCACACAAAACTCGCTTGCCTCTCCGGATCCAGGAGCAGGTGCAAGCAGCAGCTCACGTTCAGGTAATTCGCGGCACGGCCAGCGACAGCAGGAGAATAATCAGGCGGCAGCTGAAGGTATGCCACTTGTGagctttaaaaacaatttgcacgGAAACG CTGAGGCGGCTGGCTTCACACAGGAATGGTCGGCAAATCTCAGTGATCGTGTTGCACGTCGTCAAATCGAGGTGCAGACTACACAGAGCAGCAATGGACGTCACGCGAATGAGTATCGCACGGTCACAGCGCCTAATCAGCCGCAGATGGAGGCGCAGGAAGAAC GTGGCATTAAGCTGGGACTGGgcgattttattttctattctgTACTTGTGGGGAAGGCCTCCAGCTATGGCGACTGGACGACAACAATTGCCTGCTTTGTGGCCATCCTTATTGGCCTTTGCCTGACGCTGCTGCTCTTGGCCATTTGGCGCAAGGCTTTGCCCGCTCTGCCAATCTCAATTACCTTTGGCCTGATATTCTGTTTTGCCACCAGCGCTGTGGTGAAACCATTTATGGAGAAACTGTCTGCCAAACAGGTGTTTATATAA
- the LOC132791360 gene encoding presenilin homolog isoform X3 has translation MDAHVSASTSSPATVAVAGEDENLSGEAERLERPPRRQKQQRNNYGSNADSPDGAVLTVPSVVIRDSTARPSRLSGGGVGGGGDGAPGPSQQEIEEEQGLKYGAQHVIKLFVPVSLCMLVVVATINSISFYNSTDVYLLYTPFHELSPEPSVKLWNALANSLILMSVVVLMTILLIVLYKKRCYRVIHGWLILSSFMLLFIFTYLYLEELLRAYNIPMDYPTAVLIMWNFGVAGMMAIHWQAPLRLQQGYLIFVAALMALVFIKYLPEWTAWAVLAAISIWDLIAVLSPRGPLRILVETAQERNEQIFPALIYSSTVLYTYMGTHYTPEQPLPTTTSSPSSSNSTTTTRATQNSLASPDPGAGASSSSRSAEAAGFTQEWSANLSDRVARRQIEVQTTQSSNGRHANEYRTVTAPNQPQMEAQEERGIKLGLGDFIFYSVLVGKASSYGDWTTTIACFVAILIGLCLTLLLLAIWRKALPALPISITFGLIFCFATSAVVKPFMEKLSAKQVFI, from the exons ATGGACGCCCACGTCAGTGCCTCGACATCGTCACCGGCGACGGTGGCAGTAGCAGGCGAAGATGAGAACCTGAGCGGCGAGGCCGAGCGTTTGGAACGTCCTCCAAGGCGGCAGAAGCAACAACGGAATAACTATGGCTCCAATGCAGATTCACCAGATGGC GCTGTTCTTACAGTGCCAAGCGTCGTCATACGTGACTCAACCGCACGACCTTCAAGACTGTCTGGGGGAGGAGTTGGTGGTGGTGGAGATGGAGCACCTGGGCCATCACAACAGGAAATTGAAGAGGAGCAGGGCTTGAAATATGGTGCCCAACAcgttattaaattatttgtgcCCGTTTCGCTTTGCATGCTGGTCGTTGTGGCTACCATTAACTCAATAAGCTTCTACAACAGCACGGATGTCTATCT CCTCTATACGCCTTTCCATGAGCTGTCGCCGGAGCCGAGCGTTAAGTTATGGAATGCGTTGGCCAACTCATTGATCCTCATGAGCGTCGTTGTGCTGATGACCATACTGCTTATTGTACTGTACAAGAAACGCTGCTATCGTGTCATCCATGGCTGGCTTATACTCTCGTCCTTTATGTTATTGTTCATCTTTACGTACTTATATCTGGAGGAGCTGCTGCGTGCCTATAACATTCCAATGGACTATCCCACGGCAGTGCTGATCATGTGGAACTTTGGTGTCGCCGGCATGATGGCCATTCACTGGCAAGCACCGCTGCGTTTGCAGCAAGGCTATCTGATTTTTGTAGCCGCCCTGATGGCCTTGGTGTTCATCAAGTATCTGCCGGAATGGACGGCTTGGGCTGTGTTAGCAGCCATCTCAATTTGGG ATCTTATTGCTGTGCTGTCGCCGCGTGGTCCGCTGCGTATTTTGGTGGAAACCGCCCAGGAGCGTAATGAGCAAATCTTTCCCGCTTTGATTTATTCGT CCACGGTTCTTTACACCTACATGGGCACACATTATACGCCAGAGCAGCCACTGCCAACAACGACATCTTCGCCATCCTCTAGCAACTCAACGACAACAACGCGCGCCACACAAAACTCGCTTGCCTCTCCGGATCCAGGAGCAGGTGCAAGCAGCAGCTCACGTTCAG CTGAGGCGGCTGGCTTCACACAGGAATGGTCGGCAAATCTCAGTGATCGTGTTGCACGTCGTCAAATCGAGGTGCAGACTACACAGAGCAGCAATGGACGTCACGCGAATGAGTATCGCACGGTCACAGCGCCTAATCAGCCGCAGATGGAGGCGCAGGAAGAAC GTGGCATTAAGCTGGGACTGGgcgattttattttctattctgTACTTGTGGGGAAGGCCTCCAGCTATGGCGACTGGACGACAACAATTGCCTGCTTTGTGGCCATCCTTATTGGCCTTTGCCTGACGCTGCTGCTCTTGGCCATTTGGCGCAAGGCTTTGCCCGCTCTGCCAATCTCAATTACCTTTGGCCTGATATTCTGTTTTGCCACCAGCGCTGTGGTGAAACCATTTATGGAGAAACTGTCTGCCAAACAGGTGTTTATATAA
- the LOC132791372 gene encoding uncharacterized protein LOC132791372 isoform X2: MKNMSNTRENRIECNMTNADCSFCQRLQSARNKRSNNFAISFTFPQLLLLLLLSVSSTLAAPQTSCIMCNKEDLQPREPTISASYEEFTFDHQVKRQDAIQALRAYNETHETQNSCNTKMCTAQVVRYCLSPQFLNDHCWCEMQHSEGRHISGALSATPKIVLTSLLAALALLNWRCRRRSVC; the protein is encoded by the exons atgaaaaatatgagTAACACGAGAGAAAATCGCATCGAGTGCAACATGACGAATGCTGACTGTAGTTTCTGCCAAAGATTACAAAGTGCGCGCAATAAACGAAGTAATAACTTTGCTATAAGTTTCACATTCCCGCaactcttgttgctgctgttgcttagCGTAAGTTCAACTTTAGCGGCGCCACAAACCTCCTGCATAATGTGCAACAAGGAAGATCTGCAGCCAAGGGAGCCAACGATCAGCGCCAGCTACGAAGAGTTCACTTTCGATCATCAGGTGAAGCGTCAGGATGCGATTCAAGCGTTGCGCGCATACAATGAAA CTCATGAAACACAGAACTCTTGCAACACGAAAATGTGCACGGCGCAAGTCGTGAGATATTGCTTGAGTCCGCAGTTCCTCAACGATCATTGCTGGTGCGAGATGCAGCATTCAGAAG GGCGACACATTTCCGGCGCTTTGTCGGCTACACCAAAGATCGTGCTAACTTCTTTGTTAGCTGCACTCGCATTGTTAAATTGGCGCTGCAGAAGACGAAGCGTTTGTTAA